Proteins from one Salinispora arenicola genomic window:
- a CDS encoding PSP1 domain-containing protein, producing MGMLCAVSFHRYGRLYYLDPGEFRPQVGDKVLVPTDEGPEVAECVWAAQWTSDDTDGFPRLAGLAQEEDLRRDEALRRRRAEAKVAAKRLIREHGLPMKVVAVDHVRGGTEGGERSTIYFTAPHRVDFRSLVRDLGATLRCRVELRQLSARDSARVQGGIGSCGRDLCCATFLTDFEPVTIRMAKDQDLPLNPLRISGACGRLMCCLKFEHPLYSESSAYPASGQRVETPAGTAKVVSRHPPSETVTVRQIADGSTRRCALSDVCGSRQAYDTRDRT from the coding sequence ATGGGCATGCTCTGTGCGGTCAGTTTCCACCGGTACGGGCGCCTCTACTATCTCGACCCGGGCGAGTTCCGGCCCCAGGTCGGTGACAAGGTGCTGGTGCCCACCGATGAGGGGCCGGAGGTGGCCGAGTGTGTCTGGGCCGCCCAGTGGACCTCCGACGACACCGACGGATTCCCCCGCCTGGCCGGGCTGGCCCAGGAGGAGGACCTGCGCCGCGACGAAGCCCTGCGACGGCGCAGGGCCGAGGCGAAGGTAGCGGCGAAACGCCTGATCCGGGAGCACGGCCTGCCCATGAAGGTCGTCGCCGTGGACCACGTGCGCGGGGGGACAGAGGGCGGGGAACGAAGCACGATCTACTTCACCGCCCCGCACCGGGTGGACTTCCGGTCACTGGTCCGGGATCTCGGCGCGACCCTGCGCTGCCGCGTCGAGCTGCGCCAGCTCTCCGCCCGCGACTCCGCCCGGGTACAGGGCGGCATCGGCTCCTGCGGGCGGGACCTGTGCTGCGCCACCTTCCTCACCGACTTCGAGCCGGTGACCATCCGGATGGCCAAGGACCAGGACCTACCCCTCAACCCGCTGCGCATCTCCGGCGCGTGTGGCCGGCTGATGTGCTGCCTCAAGTTCGAGCATCCGCTCTACTCCGAAAGCAGCGCCTACCCCGCCTCGGGCCAGCGAGTCGAGACGCCAGCGGGAACAGCGAAGGTCGTGTCTCGGCATCCCCCCAGCGAGACGGTCACCGTCCGGCAGATCGCCGACGGGTCCACCCGGCGGTGTGCGCTCTCCGACGTCTGCGGGTCGCGCCAGGCGTACGACACCCGCGACCGCACCTGA
- a CDS encoding DNA polymerase III subunit delta': protein MPDVFADLVGQDETVEALRRAAADAATILRAGPPDLTAPDGAAPTSDGALAQIGSTRPGEHEPGAGMTHAWIFTGPPGSGRSVAARAFAAALQCLHGTGCGSCPGCHTTMAGTHADVRLVVPEGLSIGVNEMRALVLRAASTPSGGRWQVVVIEDADRLTEAAGNALLKAVEEPPPRTVFLLCAPSTHPDDISVTIRSRCRVVPLRQPAPAAVAEVLVRRDGVEPDVARWAAAAAQGHVGRARRLARDPEARARRDAVLAVPRQLTGVGAAIDAAAALIGAAEAEAAASVADTDAAERAALETALGAGGTGRGAAGAFRGAAGQVKELERRQKSRATRAQRDALDRALVDLAGFYRDALTMALHAPVEPVNTDTSTVAGAGARKWEADGALRRLEAVLACRTAIEANVKPRIAVEAMMLALWKG from the coding sequence ATGCCGGACGTCTTCGCCGACCTGGTTGGCCAGGACGAGACGGTTGAGGCGTTACGTCGGGCCGCCGCGGACGCCGCCACCATCCTGCGCGCCGGGCCGCCCGACCTGACGGCCCCGGACGGCGCGGCTCCCACCTCCGACGGCGCCCTGGCCCAGATCGGTTCGACCAGGCCGGGGGAGCACGAACCGGGGGCGGGAATGACCCACGCCTGGATCTTCACCGGGCCACCCGGGTCGGGTCGGTCGGTCGCCGCACGGGCCTTCGCCGCCGCCCTCCAGTGCCTGCACGGCACCGGGTGCGGCAGCTGCCCCGGCTGCCACACCACCATGGCCGGCACCCACGCCGACGTTCGACTGGTGGTACCCGAAGGGCTGTCCATCGGCGTCAACGAGATGCGTGCCCTGGTGCTGCGCGCTGCCAGCACCCCCTCCGGTGGGCGCTGGCAGGTGGTGGTCATCGAGGACGCGGACCGCCTCACCGAGGCCGCCGGCAACGCCCTGCTGAAGGCGGTGGAGGAGCCGCCCCCACGAACGGTCTTCCTGCTCTGCGCGCCGTCCACCCACCCCGACGACATCTCGGTGACCATCCGGTCGCGCTGCCGGGTCGTACCACTGCGGCAGCCCGCACCGGCGGCGGTCGCCGAGGTGCTCGTCCGGCGAGACGGCGTCGAGCCCGACGTGGCGCGGTGGGCGGCCGCCGCCGCCCAGGGACACGTCGGGCGGGCCCGGCGGCTGGCCCGCGACCCGGAGGCGCGCGCCCGCCGGGACGCGGTGCTCGCGGTTCCCCGCCAGCTCACCGGGGTGGGCGCGGCAATCGACGCCGCCGCCGCGCTGATCGGGGCCGCCGAGGCGGAGGCCGCCGCGTCGGTGGCGGACACCGACGCGGCCGAGCGGGCCGCGCTGGAGACGGCCCTCGGTGCGGGCGGCACCGGCCGGGGCGCGGCCGGAGCGTTCCGGGGCGCCGCCGGACAGGTCAAGGAGCTGGAGCGGCGGCAGAAATCCCGGGCCACCCGGGCGCAGCGCGACGCCCTGGACCGGGCGCTGGTGGACCTCGCCGGCTTCTACCGGGACGCGCTCACGATGGCGCTGCACGCCCCCGTCGAACCGGTGAACACCGACACCAGCACGGTCGCCGGGGCCGGGGCCCGCAAATGGGAAGCCGACGGCGCGCTCCGCCGCCTGGAAGCAGTCCTGGCCTGCCGGACCGCGATCGAGGCGAACGTCAAGCCCCGGATCGCCGTCGAGGCGATGATGCTTGCCCTCTGGAAAGGCTGA
- a CDS encoding YbaB/EbfC family nucleoid-associated protein: MPRGEIDESWIEEAVQRYRRIEFLQAEFDQAVTKVEVTVRSPDGLVEVVVTAGGRITDVRFLGALQNRHPRDIAGSVQAAVAAAADAAQWAREKLHNETFADYRPLTGA; encoded by the coding sequence ATGCCGCGGGGGGAGATCGACGAATCCTGGATCGAGGAGGCGGTGCAGCGCTACCGTCGGATCGAGTTTCTGCAGGCCGAGTTCGACCAGGCGGTGACAAAGGTCGAGGTCACGGTCCGCTCACCAGACGGGCTGGTCGAGGTGGTGGTCACCGCGGGCGGGCGGATCACCGACGTTCGGTTCCTCGGTGCGTTGCAGAACCGCCACCCCCGTGACATCGCCGGATCCGTGCAGGCGGCGGTGGCCGCCGCGGCGGACGCCGCGCAGTGGGCGCGGGAGAAGCTACACAACGAAACCTTCGCCGACTACCGCCCGCTCACGGGGGCGTGA